A single genomic interval of Halalkalibaculum roseum harbors:
- the truB gene encoding tRNA pseudouridine(55) synthase TruB, with the protein MARAIPIDKLPVYSKQNLPDPAFDYSQGAAFLISKPKKWSSFDVVKHLRKCVDLRKIGHAGTLDPMATGLLILCTGKGTKSISEIQSKPKEYIGEITFGASTPSHDAETEIEDRAEFDHITREQIEKALENRFSGQIIQIPPMYSALKHNGTPLYKLARKGKEVKRTPRQVIIYETKILEFRNPQLTLYVKCSKGTYIRTLAYDLGKAVDSLAHLTGLKRTSIGDFQNEDALSIEKLNAIFLDK; encoded by the coding sequence ATGGCAAGAGCCATTCCCATTGATAAACTGCCGGTCTATTCTAAACAAAACCTGCCGGACCCTGCTTTTGATTATTCACAAGGTGCTGCCTTTCTTATTAGCAAGCCTAAAAAGTGGAGCAGTTTTGATGTCGTAAAACATTTACGCAAATGTGTGGATCTTAGAAAAATCGGCCATGCCGGAACACTTGACCCAATGGCTACCGGGTTGTTAATACTTTGCACAGGTAAAGGCACAAAATCGATATCAGAGATTCAATCGAAGCCTAAAGAATACATCGGTGAGATTACTTTCGGCGCTTCAACACCCAGCCATGATGCCGAAACAGAAATTGAGGATAGAGCAGAATTTGATCACATAACAAGGGAACAGATTGAGAAAGCCCTGGAGAACCGCTTTAGCGGACAGATTATTCAAATTCCACCCATGTACTCTGCTTTGAAGCATAATGGGACGCCTTTGTACAAGTTGGCCAGGAAAGGCAAAGAGGTTAAGCGAACTCCCAGGCAGGTTATTATTTATGAAACGAAGATTTTAGAATTCCGGAACCCTCAACTGACCTTATATGTAAAATGCAGTAAAGGCACCTATATTCGAACCTTAGCATATGATCTGGGAAAAGCTGTGGATTCCTTGGCTCATCTAACCGGTCTGAAACGTACTTCCATCGGTGATTTTCAAAATGAGGATGCACTTAGCATAGAGAAATTAAATGCGATATTTCTGGATAAGTAA
- a CDS encoding bifunctional riboflavin kinase/FAD synthetase, whose translation MADLVYLNDVTHDANSVVTVGTFDGVHAGHRAIMDTVLRKAEERNARSVIVTFDPHPREIINPGDAGIKLLTTLPERREILEELGIDRMVVIPFDRDFSLLSSEEFIRDIIYGKIGVAEFVIGYDHHFGKDREGSIETVEQLGKELGFETYVVSKREVGAKTVSSTAIRNAISEKGDVEEAAEFLQRLYRLNGTVIHGDKRGKEIGYPTANIKPEDSRKIIPKDGVYAVDVRYEGKWYHGMMNIGTRPTFDEQVRSLEVHLFDFDEEIYGKEVQVRFVKRIRDEKKFSSVDELISQLQKDEKEAKEILERH comes from the coding sequence ATGGCAGATCTTGTTTACCTGAATGATGTAACGCATGATGCTAATTCTGTGGTTACCGTTGGCACCTTTGACGGTGTACACGCGGGTCATCGTGCAATTATGGATACTGTGCTTCGAAAAGCTGAGGAGCGTAATGCCCGCAGCGTTATCGTAACTTTTGATCCTCATCCCAGAGAGATTATCAATCCCGGAGATGCAGGGATAAAATTGCTTACCACACTTCCGGAGCGCCGGGAAATACTGGAAGAACTGGGTATCGACCGAATGGTGGTAATTCCTTTTGATCGGGATTTTTCATTATTGAGCTCAGAAGAGTTTATAAGGGATATCATCTATGGAAAAATTGGTGTCGCTGAATTTGTTATCGGTTACGACCATCATTTTGGCAAGGATAGGGAAGGGTCTATCGAAACGGTGGAGCAACTAGGCAAAGAGCTGGGTTTTGAAACCTATGTTGTATCAAAAAGAGAAGTAGGAGCAAAAACCGTTAGCAGTACGGCAATCAGAAATGCAATAAGCGAGAAGGGGGATGTTGAAGAAGCGGCAGAATTTCTGCAAAGGCTCTACCGATTAAACGGAACAGTTATTCATGGAGACAAAAGAGGGAAGGAGATCGGATATCCAACGGCCAATATCAAACCTGAGGATAGCCGGAAGATTATACCAAAAGACGGAGTCTATGCGGTCGATGTTCGCTATGAGGGAAAATGGTACCACGGTATGATGAATATAGGTACGCGACCGACCTTCGATGAACAAGTACGTTCCCTGGAGGTTCACCTCTTTGATTTTGATGAAGAAATCTATGGTAAGGAAGTGCAGGTACGGTTCGTTAAAAGGATCAGGGATGAAAAAAAATTCTCAAGTGTGGACGAACTTATAAGCCAGTTGCAGAAGGATGAAAAAGAGGCAAAAGAAATACTTGAGAGGCATTAA
- the rpsO gene encoding 30S ribosomal protein S15 — translation MSITKEQKEEIVKKYGGSEENTGSTEAQIAIFTARINDLTDHLKDNQQDHASRRGLLKMVGKRRRLLNYLKKKDIEKYRELIGDLGIRK, via the coding sequence ATGTCGATAACTAAAGAACAGAAAGAAGAAATTGTTAAAAAATACGGCGGATCCGAAGAAAATACGGGATCTACCGAAGCTCAAATAGCCATATTCACGGCTAGAATCAACGATTTGACCGATCACCTCAAAGATAATCAGCAGGATCATGCTTCTCGCAGAGGTTTGCTGAAAATGGTTGGGAAGCGTCGCCGTTTGCTCAACTATCTCAAGAAAAAAGATATTGAGAAATATCGTGAACTTATTGGTGATCTTGGTATCAGGAAGTAA
- the pnp gene encoding polyribonucleotide nucleotidyltransferase, with protein sequence MKEEFKSVEFAPGKTLSVETGRIAKQADGCVTVRMGDTMVLCTAVSAKEPKPGQDFFPLTVDLRESFSAGGKFPGGFIKREGRPSEKEILSSRLIDRTIRPLFPKNYRCETQIICSVLSSDGENDGDVLGGFGASAALHISDAPFDGPSAEVRVGRVDGEFVINPTVSELKESDIDMIVGGTAESVLMMEGEMEEISEAEMLDAIKAAHQSIIKLCEFQEELREEFGKEKRVFEPEPVDEDLKAKVHEKAEDRVRELVNTGLGKEEYNEGLKNIKDSVAEELTELEEYEEEGDTIKGIVGDIETDQLRNMVLEKKRRIDGRSPEDIRDIWTQVGYLARTHGSAIFTRGETQALVSVTLGTKKDAQAVDTLLVEEDKNFFLHYNFPPYCVGEAGFLRGPGRREIGHGHLAERAIKKLMPSFEDFGYVIRVISDITESNGSSSMASVCGGSMALMDAGVPLKKPVAGIAMGMIVGENDQVVLSDIRGEEDFMGDMDFKTAGSSEGLTACQMDMKVRGISFEVLEEALQQAHEGRLHILEKMAETISRPKDNISEYAPQFINMTIDGDQIGAVIGPGGKVIQTLQKETDTEIWVEEDDETGKGKITITANDLAKAEEAKKRIQGIVGQLDEGATYQGVVKAIKEYGAFVEIVPGKDGLLHVSEISHEHVKNVSDVLSVGDEIEVKLLKVEHGGKLRLSRKALIPKNGEEE encoded by the coding sequence ATGAAAGAAGAATTTAAAAGTGTAGAATTCGCTCCTGGTAAAACCTTATCAGTGGAAACAGGACGAATTGCAAAACAAGCTGACGGTTGCGTAACCGTTCGAATGGGCGATACAATGGTGCTTTGCACCGCTGTCAGTGCAAAAGAACCAAAACCGGGACAGGATTTTTTCCCTCTGACCGTAGACTTGCGAGAGAGTTTCTCTGCAGGCGGTAAATTTCCAGGCGGTTTTATTAAGCGGGAAGGACGTCCTTCGGAAAAGGAAATCTTGTCAAGTCGGTTGATTGACCGCACCATCCGACCGTTGTTTCCCAAAAATTACAGATGTGAAACACAAATTATCTGTTCCGTGCTTTCTTCCGATGGAGAAAACGACGGAGATGTATTGGGAGGTTTTGGCGCCTCAGCCGCATTGCACATTTCAGATGCACCTTTCGACGGACCCTCCGCTGAAGTCAGAGTAGGACGTGTTGACGGAGAATTCGTCATCAACCCTACCGTATCTGAACTCAAGGAAAGTGATATCGACATGATTGTTGGCGGTACTGCCGAAAGCGTGTTGATGATGGAAGGCGAGATGGAAGAGATATCTGAAGCCGAAATGCTGGACGCCATAAAAGCGGCCCACCAATCCATTATAAAGCTTTGTGAATTCCAGGAAGAGCTTCGCGAAGAATTCGGTAAAGAAAAGCGGGTATTTGAACCTGAGCCCGTTGATGAGGATCTGAAAGCTAAAGTTCATGAGAAAGCGGAAGACCGGGTACGTGAGCTGGTCAATACCGGTCTTGGAAAAGAAGAATACAATGAAGGCCTTAAGAATATCAAAGATTCGGTAGCTGAAGAGTTAACCGAGCTTGAAGAGTATGAAGAAGAAGGAGATACCATTAAAGGAATTGTCGGTGATATTGAAACCGATCAGCTTCGAAACATGGTACTTGAAAAGAAACGTCGCATCGATGGTCGTTCACCTGAAGATATCCGTGATATCTGGACCCAGGTAGGCTATCTTGCCAGAACTCATGGTTCTGCAATCTTCACCAGGGGCGAGACACAGGCTCTGGTTTCTGTAACACTGGGTACCAAGAAAGACGCCCAGGCAGTAGATACGCTGCTGGTGGAAGAGGATAAAAACTTTTTCCTTCACTATAATTTCCCCCCGTATTGCGTAGGTGAAGCCGGATTCCTTCGTGGACCCGGACGACGTGAAATCGGTCACGGACACCTTGCAGAACGGGCTATCAAAAAACTGATGCCGTCCTTTGAGGATTTCGGTTACGTTATTCGTGTGATCTCTGATATCACCGAATCCAACGGATCATCTTCCATGGCTTCTGTTTGTGGCGGTTCAATGGCCCTTATGGATGCCGGTGTTCCTCTTAAAAAGCCTGTTGCAGGTATTGCAATGGGTATGATTGTAGGAGAAAATGACCAGGTTGTACTATCCGACATCCGCGGGGAAGAAGACTTCATGGGCGACATGGACTTCAAAACTGCAGGAAGCTCCGAAGGATTGACAGCCTGCCAGATGGATATGAAAGTCAGAGGCATCTCCTTTGAAGTACTTGAAGAGGCATTGCAACAAGCTCACGAGGGTCGTTTGCATATCCTCGAAAAAATGGCCGAGACAATCTCTCGACCAAAAGACAACATTTCAGAATATGCTCCTCAGTTCATCAATATGACCATTGACGGTGACCAAATCGGTGCAGTTATTGGTCCTGGCGGTAAAGTTATTCAGACTCTCCAGAAAGAGACTGATACGGAGATCTGGGTTGAAGAAGATGATGAAACCGGTAAGGGTAAAATTACCATTACAGCTAATGATCTTGCCAAAGCTGAAGAAGCCAAGAAGAGAATTCAGGGCATAGTCGGACAGCTTGATGAAGGAGCTACCTATCAAGGTGTGGTTAAAGCCATCAAGGAATACGGAGCTTTCGTTGAGATTGTCCCCGGAAAAGACGGACTGCTTCACGTTTCGGAAATCAGTCACGAGCATGTTAAGAATGTTAGTGATGTGCTCTCCGTTGGAGATGAAATTGAAGTCAAGCTGCTGAAAGTTGAACACGGTGGTAAGCTTCGTCTCTCCAGAAAAGCACTTATTCCTAAAAACGGAGAAGAAGAATAG